One Setaria italica strain Yugu1 chromosome I, Setaria_italica_v2.0, whole genome shotgun sequence DNA window includes the following coding sequences:
- the LOC101755438 gene encoding uncharacterized protein LOC101755438 has protein sequence MVEQYKMVAREEQVMKEIKDKGVLVEILEDDEERSIDNKLLDLNEGLDVESEEGEVGDDEEDEGEEGDEGGSTIDVGGSGSSSNNSSTNNNSESKKGDTKGGSKSEGSGEQRVPTVRQYNRSKLPRLRWTPDLHMAFVHAVERLGGQERATPKLVLQMMNVRGLSIAHVKSHLQMYRSKKLDQDGRPRGAISSVYSPVDFHFMRGDRRFQEMSFFQRAAVLSSSKLEHGSFFASRNCSAPELSRLYGLLQHRPTPQTFDFRNSRNHEWASSHREAMISRKDVTPPSTAPHQTHPLAGSALLRSERRWWPFTDAGAAAATGERRAETGREADFANSIGSSSRPHLCATAVSGDPRLPFRWRPAGGSGRDVVGYPGNNAKITTRSSDPVVIDEALDPQQLERQRDSAMPAYNDEACRKRSLPAETQDETSDLQLSLSPTTVMEAKKRKTTALSGEQEIMDTRELSISLSLSPPAAASMQKRQQEKTRRSNDSRSSGEAVLGQSTLDLTMSIRALE, from the exons ATGGTAGAACAGTACAAGATGGTAGCTAGAGAAGAGCAAGTGATGAAAGAGATCAAGGATAAGGGAGTACTAGTAGAGATCCTTGAGGATGATGAGGAGAGATCGATCGATAACAAGCTGCTAGATCTCAATGAGGGTCTCGATGTAGAGAGCGAGGAAGGGGAAGTaggcgatgatgaggaagatgaaggTGAAGAAGGCGACGAAGGCGGTAGCACCATCGATGTTGGTGGGAGTGGGAGCTCAAGCAACAATAGCAGCACCAACAACAATTCAGAGAGCAAGAAGGGAGACACCAAGGGAGGCAGCAAGTCAGAGGGGAGCGGTGAGCAGAGGGTTCCAACGGTGCGGCAGTACAACCGGTCGAAGCTGCCCCGTCTCCGGTGGACGCCTGATCTTCACATGGCCTTCGTCCATGCCGTCGAGAGGCTTGGTGGGCAAGAGA GAGCAACCCCTAAGCTGGTACTTCAGATGATGAATGTTAGGGGACTCAGCATTGCTCATGTAAAAAGCCACCTGCAG ATGTACAGAAGCAAGAAGCTAGACCAAGATGGTCGCCCGAGGGGAGCTATTTCCTCAG TGTATTCCCCAGTGGATTTCCATTTCATGAGAGGCGATCGGCGCTTCCAAGAAATGTCATTCTTCCAAAGAGCGGCCGTGCTCTCCTCTTCCAAGCTGGAGCACGGCAGCTTCTTCGCGTCGAGGAACTGCAGCGCCCCGGAGCTCAGCCGGCTCTATGGACTTCTCCAGCATCGGCCTACTCCGCAAACATTCGATTTCAGAAACTCCAG GAATCATGAATGGGCGTCGAGCCATAGAGAAGCCATGATCTCCAGGAAGGACGTCACACCGCCGTCGACTGCACCGCATCAGACGCACCCACTTGCAGGTTCCGCGTTGCTGAGGAGCGAGAGGCGGTGGTGGCCTTTCACTGACGCCggcgctgctgccgccaccggTGAGCGGAGGGCAGAGACAGGAAGGGAGGCAGACTTCGCCAATTCCATCGGAAGCAGCTCTCGGCCTCACCTGTGCGCCACGGCCGTGTCCGGCGATCCCCGTCTTCCGTTCAGATGGCGACCAGCAGGGGGAAGCGGCAGAGACGTCGTCGGCTACCCCGGCAACAACGCCAAGATCACAACGAGATCGTCGGATCCTGTCGTGATCGACGAAGCCCTAGATCCCCAGCAGCTCGAG CGGCAGAGGGACTCTGCCATGCCAGCCTACAACGACGAGGCGTGCCGCAAGCGGTCGTTGCCGGCGGAGACCCAAGACGAGACTTCGGACCTTCAGCTCAGCTTGTCCCCCACCACGGTGATGGAGGCCAAGAAGAGAAAGACCACTGCACTAAGCGGTGAGCAGGAGATCATGGACACCAGAGAGCTCTCCATCTCACTCTCACTGTCGCCACCCGCTGCAGCTTCCATGCAGAAGCGGCAGCAAGAAAAGACAAGGCGAAGCAACGACAGCAGAAGCAGCGGGGAAGCCGTTCTTGGGCAGAGTACTTTGGATCTGACCATGTCGATCAGGGCATTGGAGTGA